In Pectobacterium aroidearum, the following are encoded in one genomic region:
- the csy3 gene encoding type I-F CRISPR-associated protein Csy3, with product MAKAPTSLKTASVLAFERKLANSDAVMYAGNWAQQDSWTPIAIQEKSVRGTISNRQPNAVTSDPGKLNQKIENANLQKVDVAALPFGADTLKIEFTLRVLGNLAQPSVCNDPDYQTALGNIIAGYAQDQGFGTLAARYAENIANGRFLWRNRIGAEAIRVVVTKKGERSWEFNGEDYSLRQFSQPTGDLAALAQAIEQGLAGDSSVLFTVEAYVQLGNGQEVFPSQELILDKQVNKDKGKILYQVNDVAAIHSQKIGNALRTIDDWHPAADEAGPIAVEPYGSVTSRGKAYRQPRDKMDFYTLLDNWVIKGDVPAPEQQHYVIATLIRGGVFGEKGE from the coding sequence ATGGCAAAAGCACCAACAAGTTTAAAAACTGCATCGGTACTGGCTTTTGAACGCAAGCTGGCGAATTCGGACGCGGTAATGTATGCAGGCAACTGGGCGCAGCAGGATAGCTGGACACCTATTGCCATTCAGGAGAAATCGGTGCGCGGGACGATCTCTAACCGCCAACCGAATGCAGTGACTAGCGATCCTGGCAAGCTAAATCAAAAAATTGAAAATGCCAATTTGCAAAAAGTGGACGTTGCCGCCCTTCCCTTCGGTGCCGATACCCTGAAAATCGAGTTCACCCTTCGCGTGCTGGGTAATCTGGCGCAGCCCTCGGTCTGTAACGATCCGGATTATCAAACCGCGTTGGGTAACATCATCGCCGGATACGCTCAGGATCAGGGTTTTGGCACACTGGCGGCACGCTATGCAGAAAATATCGCGAACGGCCGTTTTCTGTGGCGCAACCGCATTGGTGCAGAGGCGATCCGCGTCGTCGTCACCAAAAAAGGTGAACGGAGTTGGGAATTTAACGGTGAAGACTATTCACTGCGCCAGTTCAGCCAGCCAACGGGCGATCTTGCTGCACTGGCGCAAGCCATTGAACAAGGGCTAGCTGGCGACTCATCGGTGCTTTTTACCGTGGAAGCTTACGTACAGCTCGGTAACGGGCAGGAAGTTTTCCCTTCTCAGGAACTCATTCTTGATAAACAAGTGAATAAAGATAAAGGTAAAATCCTCTATCAGGTCAATGATGTCGCCGCGATTCATTCACAGAAAATCGGTAACGCATTGCGCACCATCGACGACTGGCATCCGGCGGCGGATGAGGCTGGCCCGATTGCCGTCGAACCCTACGGTTCCGTCACCAGCCGAGGCAAAGCCTACCGTCAGCCCAGAGATAAAATGGATTTTTACACGCTGCTGGATAACTGGGTGATTAAAGGCGATGTACCTGCGCCAGAGCAGCAGCATTATGTGATCGCCACGCTGATTCGCGGCGGCGTGTTTGGTGAAAAAGGCGAATAA
- the csy1 gene encoding type I-F CRISPR-associated protein Csy1, with product MKDGLPAFILSYISSRKQAKLDAFDKEAEKKRATLSGEALAAEEFDLAEKRREIEQKHEVRAWLSDAASRAGQISLVTHALKFTHSDAKGTSIFSAETVTEAKTLSTATLAQPAIDAVGNAAALDVAKLLQTEHDGDSLVAALQRGDHRALEKLAESPEQLAQWLAGFLQVFTDRQPSSHKLAKQIYFPTENGEYHLLSPLYSSSLAQALHQRINTVRFGDEAKAIRQAQKANHWHEQISISYPYLAVQNMGGTKPQNISSLNSSRSGRSYLLSCAPPQWNSVEKPPQQNECIFRSNGEMDYHTGDIVKSMRRFLLSVKKVQNNRDIRQQRLRYLDQLIDQLFFYVSSVQNLPSGWSAESELKRAQQLWLDPYRAETDTVFRREREAGDWQKAVAYDFGRWLNRRLKHEDLIFGEVERREWSTAALFKRRMREMESALKEDLA from the coding sequence ATGAAAGATGGACTACCCGCATTCATACTCTCCTATATTAGTTCGCGAAAGCAGGCCAAGCTGGATGCGTTCGATAAAGAAGCGGAGAAGAAACGTGCGACGCTCAGCGGTGAAGCGTTAGCCGCAGAGGAATTTGATCTAGCCGAGAAGCGGCGAGAGATCGAGCAAAAACATGAGGTTCGCGCGTGGTTAAGCGATGCTGCCAGCCGCGCTGGACAAATCAGCCTGGTCACCCACGCGCTGAAATTTACCCACAGCGATGCCAAAGGCACCAGCATCTTTAGCGCTGAAACGGTAACAGAGGCCAAAACGCTCTCCACTGCGACGCTGGCACAACCCGCTATCGATGCCGTGGGAAACGCCGCCGCCCTTGATGTCGCCAAACTGCTCCAGACTGAACACGACGGGGATTCGCTGGTCGCGGCCCTACAGCGTGGCGATCACCGTGCATTAGAAAAACTGGCAGAAAGCCCGGAACAGCTCGCACAGTGGCTGGCAGGGTTTCTGCAGGTCTTCACCGATCGCCAGCCCAGCTCACATAAGCTAGCCAAACAGATCTATTTCCCAACAGAAAACGGTGAATATCATCTGCTCAGCCCGCTTTACTCTTCTTCGCTGGCGCAGGCGCTCCACCAGCGGATTAACACCGTGCGCTTTGGTGACGAAGCCAAAGCGATCCGTCAGGCGCAAAAAGCGAATCACTGGCACGAGCAGATCTCCATCAGCTACCCCTATCTGGCGGTACAGAATATGGGCGGCACCAAGCCGCAAAATATTTCCTCACTCAATAGCAGCCGCAGCGGCCGTTCCTATTTGCTCAGTTGCGCACCGCCACAGTGGAACAGCGTTGAAAAACCGCCGCAGCAGAATGAATGCATTTTCCGTTCTAACGGTGAAATGGACTATCACACCGGTGACATAGTGAAATCAATGCGCCGCTTTCTGCTTAGCGTGAAAAAGGTGCAAAACAATCGCGACATTCGTCAACAGCGCCTGCGTTATCTCGACCAGTTGATCGATCAGCTCTTCTTTTATGTCTCCAGCGTGCAAAACCTGCCCTCGGGCTGGAGCGCAGAGTCTGAACTGAAACGCGCCCAGCAGCTGTGGCTCGATCCCTATCGTGCAGAAACGGATACGGTTTTCCGCCGCGAGCGTGAAGCAGGAGACTGGCAAAAGGCCGTGGCCTACGATTTTGGCCGCTGGCTGAACCGTCGGCTCAAGCATGAAGATTTGATCTTCGGCGAAGTCGAACGCCGCGAATGGTCTACCGCTGCGCTGTTCAAGCGCCGGATGCGTGAAATGGAAAGCGCACTGAAAGAGGATCTGGCATGA
- the uvrA gene encoding excinuclease ABC subunit UvrA, producing MDKIEVRGARTHNLKNINLIIPRDKLIVITGLSGSGKSSLAFDTLYAEGQRRYVESLSAYARQFLSLMEKPDVDHIEGLSPAISIEQKSTSHNPRSTVGTITEIHDYLRLLFARVGEPRCPEHDVPLDAQTVSQMVDNVLAQPEGKRLMLLAPIVKDRKGEHSKTLENLASQGYIRARIDGEVCDLSDPPKLELQKKHTIEVVVDRFKVRDDLAQRLAESFETALDLSGGSVVVADMDDPTQPELLFSANFACPVCGYSMHELEPRMFSFNNPAGACPSCDGLGVQQFFDPARVVQNAELSLAGGAIRGWDRRNFYYFQMLRSLAEHYKFDVDAPFESLSAAVQKVILYGSGKENVEFKYINDRGDTSVRRHPFEGVLHNMERRYKETESTAVREELAKFISNRSCASCGGTRLREEARNVFVEQTTLPQISDMSIGHAMTFFQNMKLSGQRAQIAEKVLKEIGDRLKFLVNVGLNYLSLSRSAETLSGGEAQRIRLASQIGAGLVGVMYVLDEPSIGLHQRDNERLLETLIHLRNLGNTVIVVEHDEDAIRAADHVIDIGPGAGVHGGQIVAEGTMEEIMAVPDSLTGQFLSGKRKIEIPKQRVPADPTKVLKLIGAKGNNLKDVTLTLPVGLFTCITGVSGSGKSTLINDTLFPLAQRQLNGATLAEPAAHREIQGLEHFDKVIDIDQSPIGRTPRSNPATYTGIFTPIRELFAGVPEARTRGYNPGRFSFNVRGGRCEACQGDGVIKVEMHFLPDVYVPCDQCKGKRYNRETLEIQYKGKGIHEVLDMTIEEAREFFDAIPALARKLQTLIDVGLSYIRLGQSATTLSGGEAQRVKLSRELSKRGTGQTLYILDEPTTGLHFADIQQLLAVLHQLRDQGNTIVVIEHNLDVIKTADWIVDLGPEGGSGGGEILVSGTPETVAECEQSHTARFLRPILAREA from the coding sequence ATGGATAAGATCGAAGTTCGTGGTGCTCGTACCCATAATCTCAAGAATATCAACCTGATAATCCCTCGTGACAAGCTGATCGTGATCACCGGTTTGTCGGGTTCGGGTAAGTCATCGCTGGCGTTTGACACGCTGTATGCCGAAGGGCAGCGGCGCTATGTGGAATCCCTCTCTGCTTACGCCCGTCAGTTTTTGTCGCTGATGGAAAAACCGGACGTCGATCATATAGAAGGGCTATCGCCCGCCATCTCTATCGAACAGAAATCCACCTCGCATAACCCGCGTTCTACGGTCGGGACGATTACCGAAATTCATGACTACCTGCGTTTGCTGTTTGCACGCGTAGGTGAGCCGCGCTGCCCAGAGCATGATGTGCCGCTGGATGCGCAGACGGTCAGCCAGATGGTGGACAACGTGCTGGCGCAGCCGGAAGGCAAACGCCTGATGCTGCTGGCGCCGATTGTGAAAGATCGCAAAGGTGAACACAGCAAAACGTTGGAAAACCTTGCTTCACAGGGTTACATCCGCGCCCGTATCGACGGGGAAGTGTGCGATCTGTCCGATCCGCCGAAGCTGGAATTGCAGAAAAAGCACACCATTGAAGTTGTCGTCGATCGCTTTAAAGTGCGTGACGATCTGGCGCAGCGATTGGCTGAGTCGTTTGAAACCGCGCTGGATCTCTCCGGCGGCAGCGTGGTGGTCGCGGACATGGACGATCCTACCCAGCCTGAACTGCTGTTCTCGGCGAACTTTGCCTGCCCGGTGTGCGGCTACAGCATGCACGAGCTGGAACCGCGCATGTTCTCGTTCAACAACCCAGCGGGCGCGTGCCCAAGCTGTGATGGTCTGGGCGTGCAGCAATTCTTTGATCCGGCTCGCGTGGTGCAAAACGCGGAGCTGTCGCTGGCGGGCGGCGCGATTCGCGGCTGGGATCGTCGTAACTTCTACTATTTCCAGATGCTGCGCTCACTGGCGGAGCATTACAAATTTGACGTCGATGCGCCGTTTGAAAGCCTGAGCGCCGCGGTGCAGAAAGTGATTCTGTACGGCTCTGGTAAAGAGAACGTCGAATTCAAATACATCAACGATCGCGGTGACACCTCGGTACGCCGCCATCCGTTCGAAGGCGTGCTGCACAACATGGAACGCCGTTATAAAGAGACGGAATCCACGGCGGTGCGCGAAGAACTGGCGAAATTCATCAGCAACCGTTCCTGCGCCAGCTGCGGCGGCACACGCCTGCGTGAAGAAGCGCGTAACGTATTTGTTGAGCAGACGACGCTGCCGCAGATTTCCGATATGAGCATCGGTCATGCGATGACGTTCTTCCAGAATATGAAGCTCAGCGGGCAGCGCGCTCAAATCGCCGAGAAAGTGCTGAAAGAGATTGGCGATCGACTGAAGTTTCTGGTGAATGTCGGGCTGAACTATTTGTCGCTTTCCCGCTCGGCGGAAACGCTGTCCGGCGGTGAGGCGCAGCGTATTCGTCTGGCAAGCCAGATCGGTGCCGGGCTGGTTGGCGTAATGTACGTACTGGATGAGCCGTCCATCGGCCTGCATCAGCGTGACAACGAGCGCCTGCTGGAAACGCTGATTCACCTGCGTAATCTGGGTAATACCGTCATTGTGGTAGAACATGATGAAGACGCGATTCGCGCTGCTGACCATGTGATTGATATCGGCCCCGGTGCGGGCGTGCATGGCGGCCAGATTGTCGCTGAAGGCACGATGGAAGAGATCATGGCGGTGCCGGATTCGCTGACGGGGCAGTTCCTCAGCGGTAAACGCAAGATCGAAATCCCGAAACAGCGCGTGCCTGCGGATCCGACCAAAGTGCTGAAGCTGATTGGTGCGAAGGGGAACAACCTGAAAGATGTCACGCTGACGCTGCCGGTTGGGCTATTTACCTGTATCACCGGCGTGTCGGGATCGGGTAAATCGACGCTCATCAACGATACCTTGTTCCCACTGGCGCAGCGTCAGTTGAACGGTGCGACGCTGGCGGAGCCTGCCGCTCACCGTGAAATTCAGGGATTGGAACATTTCGATAAGGTGATCGATATCGATCAAAGCCCGATTGGCCGTACACCGCGCTCCAATCCGGCGACCTACACCGGTATTTTCACGCCGATTCGTGAGCTGTTTGCTGGCGTGCCGGAAGCGCGTACTCGCGGCTACAACCCTGGCCGTTTCAGCTTTAACGTGCGCGGCGGGCGCTGCGAAGCCTGCCAGGGCGACGGCGTGATTAAGGTCGAAATGCACTTCCTGCCGGATGTCTATGTGCCGTGCGACCAGTGCAAAGGCAAGCGCTACAACCGCGAAACGCTGGAAATTCAATACAAAGGCAAAGGCATTCATGAAGTGCTGGATATGACCATCGAAGAAGCACGAGAGTTCTTTGATGCCATTCCGGCGCTGGCGCGGAAGCTGCAGACGCTGATCGACGTTGGCCTGTCCTACATTCGCCTTGGGCAGTCGGCCACCACGCTGTCCGGCGGGGAAGCGCAGCGTGTGAAACTGTCGCGCGAGCTGTCAAAACGCGGAACCGGCCAGACGCTGTATATCCTCGATGAACCGACAACCGGTCTGCACTTTGCCGATATTCAGCAGCTTTTGGCTGTGTTGCATCAGTTGCGCGATCAGGGCAATACCATCGTGGTGATTGAGCACAATCTGGACGTGATTAAGACGGCAGACTGGATTGTCGACTTAGGACCGGAAGGCGGCAGCGGCGGCGGAGAAATTCTGGTCTCTGGCACGCCGGAAACGGTGGCAGAGTGCGAACAGTCCCACACCGCACGCTTCCTGCGACCGATTCTGGCACGCGAAGCCTGA
- the cas3f gene encoding type I-F CRISPR-associated helicase Cas3f gives MNILLISECNKRALVETRRILDQFAERKGERTWQTAITQEGLNTLRKLLRKTARRNTAVACHWVRSANHTELLWIVGNLRRFNAQGSVPTNTTSRDILRSQDENPWHSAEVFSLLAAIAGLFHDVGKANALFQSGLSGTGPRSQPYRHEWVSLRLFQAFVGEQDDKGWLTALSSITSEAEVALLASLKQDTPAVNDTPFLTLPPLAQVIAWLIVSHHRLPVFNVPKTPDPNSNAPDLGHSDTWLTEHLSPRWNALNHRNPDVTPSDLERNWQFPHGTPLRSSVWREKAHKFAGRALKLPSFMHFAQLDQRLTVHLARLALMLADHHYSAGDPTAGWQDPAYPVWANTEHRGSKPECKQKLDEHCVGVGQNALLLGRSLPNLRDTLPAITRHKGFRQRSTHSRFRWQDRAFDLACSIRDASKQHGFFGVNMASTGRGKTFANARIMYGLADESLGCRFSVALGLRTLTLQTGDALRQRLKLDEDDLAVLIGSQAVQDLHEMQLENETRQQNTAQTGSESADPLFSEHQYVRYDGSLDDGRLKTWLERSPTLHQLLSAPVLVTTIDHLMPATEGLRGGHQIAPMLRLLTSDLVLDEPDDFGLEDLPALCRLVNWAGMLGSRVLLSSATLPPALICALFGAYLDGRAAWQQAYGTPNTPLNVCCGWFDEFDCQHEQYGDVKGFMTRHDSFVQQRLKHLTKEELPLRLASIIPVSSSSKNADDVHLAVAQAIHLLLRDLHSQHHQQHKNGKTVSLGLVRMANINQLVAVARQLLAIPSPQNTCIHYCIYHSQHPLAMRSYIEQRLDAALMRNDADALWQVDEIRQAIENTPQQHHIFVVLATSVAEVGRDHDYDWAIVEPSSMRSFIQLAGRILRHRQDEQHVPKTPNIALLSHNIRALRDKNVAYCKPGFESEDERLDTHDLRQLLQEEDYRHLNASPRIVQPAALTKPFSLVALEHAVLGKTLLGLTNQKLDSLKRPPAAFWWRAHPHWNGELQRRTPFRKSDRDEPYTLWIADDDEDAVFMIPDDGPSGWKPSDVIRPTSLHMAEGVGAWIDPDYHALYQRLADEKQWELKRVSARFGEIRLREDEEKDWLWHPLLGVFGALR, from the coding sequence ATGAACATTCTGCTGATTTCAGAATGCAATAAGCGCGCGCTGGTCGAAACCCGCCGGATACTGGATCAGTTTGCTGAACGCAAGGGCGAGCGCACGTGGCAAACCGCTATTACGCAGGAAGGGCTGAACACGCTGCGCAAGCTGCTGCGCAAAACGGCGCGTCGTAACACGGCCGTCGCCTGTCACTGGGTTCGCAGTGCGAATCATACGGAACTGCTGTGGATCGTCGGTAATTTACGGCGTTTTAATGCACAAGGGAGCGTGCCAACCAACACCACCAGCCGCGATATTCTGCGCTCGCAAGATGAAAATCCGTGGCACAGCGCCGAGGTGTTTAGCCTGCTGGCGGCCATTGCTGGGTTATTTCACGATGTCGGCAAAGCCAACGCGCTATTCCAGTCAGGGTTGAGCGGCACAGGCCCACGTAGCCAACCGTATCGTCATGAGTGGGTGTCGCTGCGGCTATTTCAGGCCTTCGTGGGGGAGCAAGACGATAAAGGCTGGTTAACCGCACTCAGTAGCATCACTTCGGAAGCCGAAGTCGCTTTGCTCGCCAGCCTAAAGCAAGATACGCCAGCAGTGAACGACACGCCATTTCTGACCCTGCCGCCGCTGGCGCAGGTTATCGCCTGGCTGATTGTGTCACACCATCGGCTGCCGGTGTTTAACGTCCCTAAAACCCCCGATCCAAACAGCAACGCTCCGGATTTGGGCCATTCGGATACCTGGCTAACCGAACACCTTTCTCCACGCTGGAACGCGCTTAACCATCGCAATCCCGATGTCACGCCGTCCGATCTTGAGCGAAACTGGCAGTTTCCGCATGGCACGCCGCTACGCAGCAGCGTCTGGCGTGAGAAGGCGCACAAGTTTGCGGGTCGAGCGCTAAAGCTCCCTTCATTCATGCACTTCGCTCAGTTAGATCAACGGCTGACCGTGCATCTGGCGCGTCTCGCACTCATGCTGGCTGACCACCATTATTCAGCAGGCGATCCAACAGCGGGCTGGCAGGATCCCGCTTATCCGGTTTGGGCGAACACCGAACATCGTGGCAGTAAACCTGAATGTAAACAGAAGCTGGACGAACACTGCGTCGGCGTCGGGCAAAATGCTCTGCTGCTGGGCCGCAGCCTGCCGAACCTGCGCGATACGCTACCGGCGATTACCCGGCATAAAGGATTTCGCCAGCGCAGCACCCACTCGCGCTTTCGCTGGCAGGATCGCGCATTCGATCTGGCTTGCTCGATACGCGATGCCAGCAAGCAGCACGGTTTTTTCGGCGTCAATATGGCCTCAACAGGCCGGGGAAAAACCTTTGCCAACGCACGAATTATGTATGGGTTGGCAGATGAATCGCTCGGCTGTCGCTTCTCGGTCGCGCTAGGCCTACGCACGCTGACGCTACAAACGGGTGATGCGCTACGGCAGCGCTTAAAGCTGGATGAAGACGACTTAGCGGTGCTGATTGGTTCACAGGCCGTGCAAGATCTCCATGAAATGCAGTTGGAAAATGAGACACGCCAACAAAACACAGCGCAGACGGGCAGTGAATCCGCCGATCCGCTGTTCTCTGAGCATCAGTATGTCCGTTACGACGGTTCGCTGGATGATGGTCGCTTAAAGACGTGGCTGGAACGCAGCCCCACCCTGCATCAATTATTGAGTGCGCCAGTGCTGGTGACCACTATCGACCACCTGATGCCCGCCACCGAGGGGCTGCGCGGCGGTCATCAAATTGCCCCGATGCTACGGCTATTGACCTCGGATCTGGTGCTGGATGAACCGGATGATTTTGGGCTGGAAGATCTTCCCGCGCTCTGCCGACTGGTGAACTGGGCAGGCATGCTGGGATCGCGTGTTCTACTTTCCTCGGCCACGTTGCCACCCGCGTTAATTTGTGCACTGTTCGGTGCCTATCTTGATGGCCGTGCTGCCTGGCAACAGGCTTACGGCACACCGAATACGCCGCTGAACGTGTGCTGCGGCTGGTTTGATGAATTTGATTGTCAGCATGAGCAGTACGGCGATGTGAAAGGCTTCATGACCAGGCATGATTCATTCGTTCAGCAGCGGCTGAAGCATCTTACCAAAGAGGAACTCCCGCTCCGGCTAGCTTCAATTATACCCGTCAGCAGCTCCAGCAAAAATGCGGACGATGTTCATCTGGCCGTCGCTCAGGCGATCCACCTACTGCTGCGCGATTTACATTCACAGCATCACCAACAGCATAAGAACGGAAAAACCGTCTCGCTGGGGCTGGTCAGAATGGCAAACATCAATCAGCTGGTTGCCGTCGCCCGTCAGTTGCTTGCCATCCCCTCGCCGCAGAACACCTGCATTCATTACTGCATTTATCACAGCCAACATCCGCTGGCGATGCGTTCCTATATTGAGCAGCGACTTGATGCCGCACTGATGCGTAACGACGCCGATGCACTATGGCAGGTCGATGAAATTCGTCAGGCGATAGAAAACACACCACAGCAGCATCATATCTTTGTGGTGCTGGCGACCTCGGTCGCCGAAGTGGGTAGAGATCATGATTACGACTGGGCGATTGTCGAGCCCAGCTCAATGCGTTCATTCATCCAACTCGCCGGACGAATATTGCGCCATCGGCAGGATGAACAGCATGTACCTAAAACGCCGAATATCGCCCTGCTCAGCCACAATATTCGCGCGCTGAGAGATAAGAACGTCGCGTACTGTAAGCCGGGGTTTGAGTCAGAAGACGAACGGCTGGATACGCACGACCTTCGTCAGCTATTACAGGAGGAGGACTATCGTCATCTCAACGCCTCCCCGCGCATTGTACAACCGGCGGCCCTCACCAAACCGTTTTCACTGGTGGCGTTAGAGCACGCGGTATTAGGAAAAACGCTGCTTGGCCTCACAAATCAAAAGCTCGATAGCCTGAAACGCCCGCCCGCCGCATTCTGGTGGCGTGCCCATCCGCACTGGAACGGTGAATTACAGCGGCGCACGCCCTTTCGAAAATCCGACAGAGATGAACCGTATACCCTGTGGATCGCCGATGACGATGAAGATGCCGTTTTCATGATACCGGACGACGGCCCCAGCGGCTGGAAGCCAAGCGATGTTATCCGCCCCACGTCACTGCACATGGCAGAAGGCGTTGGTGCGTGGATCGATCCCGACTACCACGCCTTATACCAACGTCTGGCGGATGAGAAACAGTGGGAACTCAAACGGGTTAGCGCTCGCTTCGGCGAAATCCGCCTGCGGGAAGACGAGGAAAAAGACTGGCTCTGGCACCCGCTGCTGGGGGTGTTTGGCGCACTCAGGTGA
- the csy2 gene encoding type I-F CRISPR-associated protein Csy2, giving the protein MSTLLILRRIKVENANAIAGLTYGFPAITHFLGFTHALSRKLQARHGLTLDGCGVVSHQHQLHAYGSSWERSFALTRNPLTKEAKTAAFNEEGRMHMTVSLLIRCEGQIPADTTALSDFLTQQAQCQRLAGGTIVDIERVTLQSLPNDEAETRKVMRRLLPGFVLKDRTSLLYDHFQTLQQDNPQAELIDAWLDFAALKMRAERDPNGSNVQWQYQPKPGGGGFLIPLMIGYHAISPLYAPGEVDKTRDPHTPFCFAEAAYGIGEWQGAHRISDIGQILWEYDYQNGDYHCRQLADTHSAAEDTSYEFDY; this is encoded by the coding sequence ATGAGCACATTACTTATCCTGCGGCGTATCAAGGTCGAAAATGCCAACGCCATCGCCGGGCTGACCTATGGCTTCCCCGCTATTACGCACTTTCTTGGTTTTACCCATGCGCTGTCACGCAAGTTACAGGCCCGCCACGGGTTGACGCTGGATGGCTGTGGCGTGGTGAGTCATCAACATCAGCTACACGCCTACGGTTCTAGCTGGGAACGGAGTTTTGCCCTGACCCGCAATCCATTGACCAAAGAAGCGAAAACCGCCGCCTTCAATGAAGAGGGCCGTATGCACATGACCGTCTCGCTGTTAATCCGCTGCGAGGGCCAGATCCCGGCGGATACCACGGCATTGAGTGATTTCCTCACCCAGCAGGCACAGTGCCAGCGGCTGGCGGGCGGCACGATTGTCGATATCGAGCGCGTCACCCTTCAGTCATTACCCAACGACGAAGCGGAAACCCGTAAAGTTATGCGCCGCTTGTTACCTGGTTTTGTACTAAAAGATCGCACATCGCTGCTGTATGACCATTTCCAGACGCTACAGCAGGATAATCCGCAAGCGGAACTGATTGATGCCTGGCTGGACTTCGCCGCGTTAAAAATGCGGGCAGAGCGCGATCCCAACGGGAGCAATGTACAGTGGCAGTACCAGCCCAAACCCGGTGGCGGCGGCTTCCTGATCCCGTTAATGATCGGTTACCACGCCATTTCGCCGCTTTATGCACCCGGTGAAGTCGATAAAACCCGCGATCCGCACACGCCATTCTGTTTTGCCGAAGCCGCCTACGGCATTGGGGAATGGCAAGGCGCGCATCGCATCAGTGATATCGGCCAGATACTCTGGGAGTACGACTATCAGAACGGCGATTATCACTGCCGCCAATTAGCAGACACCCATTCAGCAGCAGAAGACACTTCCTACGAATTCGATTACTAA
- a CDS encoding secondary thiamine-phosphate synthase enzyme YjbQ has product MWMQYEIRLKPKARGFHLVTDEILAQVTALRQINVGLMHVFIKHTSAALTINENADPTVRQDFESFFNRLVPEDEPYYRHTYEGSDDMPAHLKGSLLGNSLTIPITNGRLNIGTWQGIYLCEHRNHGGSRSLVVTLNGE; this is encoded by the coding sequence ATGTGGATGCAATATGAAATCCGCCTGAAGCCGAAAGCCAGGGGTTTCCATCTGGTGACTGACGAAATACTGGCGCAGGTTACTGCACTGCGCCAGATAAACGTTGGGCTGATGCATGTGTTCATCAAACACACCTCGGCGGCGCTAACGATTAACGAAAATGCCGACCCCACGGTGCGGCAGGATTTCGAAAGCTTTTTTAATCGCTTAGTGCCGGAGGATGAACCGTACTACCGCCATACTTATGAAGGTAGTGACGACATGCCCGCGCATCTGAAAGGCAGCCTGCTGGGCAACAGCCTGACGATTCCCATCACTAACGGACGCCTGAACATCGGTACCTGGCAGGGCATCTACCTGTGCGAGCACCGCAACCACGGCGGTAGCCGCTCGCTGGTTGTTACTCTCAACGGGGAATAA
- the cas6f gene encoding type I-F CRISPR-associated endoribonuclease Cas6/Csy4, protein MDHYIDIRVQPDLEFTASQLLNALFAKLHRALGQVADGKIGISFPNVGKTLGECLRLHGTKEALSTLEQTAWLKGLRDYTQVSECKAVPDGVKFRTVRRVQLKSSAERLRRRSVNKGWLTEAEAAARIPDAVEKRSALPFVQIKSLSNGQMFFVFVEHGPLQDSPVAGRFSSYGLSAEATVPWF, encoded by the coding sequence ATGGATCACTACATTGACATTCGCGTCCAGCCCGATCTTGAGTTCACAGCCTCGCAGCTCTTGAACGCGCTGTTTGCCAAACTGCACCGAGCGCTCGGACAGGTGGCGGATGGCAAGATTGGGATCAGCTTTCCCAATGTGGGTAAAACGCTAGGGGAATGTCTGCGACTGCACGGTACAAAAGAGGCGCTCTCTACGTTGGAGCAAACGGCCTGGCTGAAAGGATTGCGGGATTACACGCAAGTTTCTGAGTGTAAAGCCGTACCTGACGGCGTGAAATTTCGCACCGTACGCCGCGTTCAGCTCAAGAGCAGCGCTGAACGGTTGCGCCGACGCTCGGTGAACAAAGGCTGGCTAACGGAAGCGGAAGCCGCAGCACGAATTCCCGATGCGGTGGAAAAACGCAGCGCACTGCCATTTGTGCAAATTAAGAGTTTGTCCAACGGGCAGATGTTTTTCGTGTTTGTGGAACATGGCCCGCTACAGGACTCCCCTGTCGCTGGCCGCTTCTCTTCCTACGGTTTAAGCGCAGAAGCCACCGTTCCCTGGTTCTGA